Proteins encoded by one window of Halosolutus amylolyticus:
- a CDS encoding universal stress protein: MIDPDRVLVPTFGRPGEDDALAYALETFSEADVTLLAVVTPLDAPLSEGGVLERSDERTAAARDRATRLRSAVDEGARDRVRIETVEGRPGRVVPQYATEEDVDHVVLSGHDDGSMGFARRFLGRRIATTVVERTPRPVTVLE, encoded by the coding sequence ATGATCGACCCCGATCGAGTCCTCGTTCCCACGTTCGGTCGCCCCGGCGAGGACGATGCCCTCGCGTACGCCCTCGAGACGTTTTCCGAGGCCGACGTGACTCTGCTCGCCGTCGTTACGCCGCTGGACGCGCCGCTCAGCGAGGGCGGCGTGCTCGAGCGAAGCGACGAGCGAACCGCGGCGGCGCGCGATCGCGCCACCCGACTCCGATCGGCGGTCGACGAGGGGGCGCGCGATCGGGTCCGGATCGAAACCGTCGAAGGGCGACCCGGAAGGGTCGTCCCCCAGTACGCGACCGAGGAAGACGTCGACCACGTCGTTCTGTCCGGCCACGACGACGGTTCGATGGGCTTCGCGCGGCGGTTCCTCGGTCGCAGGATCGCGACCACGGTCGTCGAGCGAACGCCGCGGCCGGTAACCGTCCTCGAGTGA
- a CDS encoding NAD(P)-dependent alcohol dehydrogenase — protein sequence MQAARLHEYTDDMSEALSIDDVDRPEIDRSDGVLVEVEGAGWCQTDNHIIEGMWEEYAPQDLPMTLGHENAGIVAETGDEVTLVEEGDPVICHPVQTCGICRPCRLGEDMYCENSAFNGLTTDGGFAEYLRTNERAVIPLPDGVDPTEIAPHADAGITAYHAVKKAVDELNPGDTSVVIGVGGLGHIGIQCLDAMSAADIVAVDIKDEALELADELGARHTVNSAEEDLADVVADLTDDAGAQQVVDFVGRDETTALAPEIVAAGGDHHIVGYGGHIHEPSQALVNGEFAFRGTLVGKYAELQELVSLVDRGAVELHTERHDLDEINTVAERLEHNEIEGRAVVLPP from the coding sequence ATGCAAGCAGCCAGACTCCACGAGTACACCGACGACATGAGCGAGGCACTGTCGATCGACGACGTCGATCGCCCGGAGATCGATCGATCGGACGGCGTCCTCGTCGAGGTCGAGGGCGCGGGCTGGTGCCAGACGGACAACCACATCATCGAGGGGATGTGGGAGGAGTACGCGCCCCAGGACCTGCCGATGACGCTCGGCCACGAGAACGCCGGCATCGTCGCCGAAACGGGCGACGAAGTAACGCTCGTCGAGGAGGGCGATCCGGTGATCTGTCACCCCGTCCAGACCTGTGGCATCTGTCGGCCCTGCCGCCTCGGCGAGGACATGTACTGCGAGAACAGCGCGTTCAACGGCCTCACGACCGACGGCGGCTTCGCCGAGTACCTCCGGACGAACGAGCGAGCGGTGATCCCGCTCCCCGACGGTGTCGACCCGACGGAGATCGCGCCCCACGCGGACGCGGGGATCACGGCCTACCACGCCGTGAAGAAGGCGGTCGACGAACTGAACCCCGGCGACACCAGCGTCGTCATCGGCGTCGGCGGCCTGGGCCACATCGGCATCCAGTGTCTCGACGCGATGAGCGCCGCGGACATCGTCGCCGTCGACATCAAGGACGAGGCGCTCGAACTCGCCGACGAGTTGGGCGCTCGCCACACGGTCAACTCCGCCGAGGAGGACCTCGCCGACGTCGTCGCGGACCTGACCGACGACGCGGGGGCCCAGCAGGTCGTCGACTTCGTCGGCCGGGACGAGACGACCGCACTGGCACCCGAGATCGTCGCCGCCGGCGGCGACCACCACATCGTCGGCTACGGCGGCCACATCCACGAACCCAGTCAGGCGCTGGTCAACGGCGAGTTCGCCTTCAGAGGGACCCTGGTCGGCAAGTACGCCGAACTCCAGGAACTCGTCTCGCTCGTCGATCGCGGCGCGGTCGAGTTGCACACCGAACGACACGATCTCGACGAGATCAACACGGTCGCGGAACGGCTCGAACACAACGAGATCGAGGGCCGCGCGGTCGTGTTGCCGCCCTGA
- the cgi121 gene encoding KEOPS complex subunit Cgi121, with amino-acid sequence MDLLECRLAIDDLDSFVADLGAIGDRHGTTVQAFDARYVADRAHLERAVELADRAIERGENVARDRAVEILLYAAGRRQIDRALEMGVDEGGGPAVILVDGTGENEDKNETEETAAADAEAATIETLGDLDAVVGIEPTLDAVDRETIHTFFSITDAERSATDASLGALVRERVALLEVQK; translated from the coding sequence ATGGACCTGCTGGAATGCAGACTCGCGATCGACGACCTCGATTCGTTCGTCGCCGACCTCGGCGCGATCGGCGATCGCCACGGGACGACGGTCCAGGCGTTCGACGCGCGGTACGTCGCCGATCGCGCCCACCTCGAACGGGCCGTCGAACTTGCCGATCGGGCGATCGAACGCGGCGAGAACGTCGCCCGCGATCGGGCGGTCGAGATCCTGCTGTACGCCGCCGGCCGCCGCCAGATCGATCGCGCCCTCGAGATGGGGGTCGACGAGGGAGGGGGACCGGCGGTGATACTCGTGGACGGCACGGGCGAGAACGAGGACAAAAACGAGACCGAGGAAACGGCGGCGGCCGACGCCGAGGCGGCGACGATCGAGACACTGGGGGACCTCGACGCAGTCGTCGGAATCGAGCCCACGCTCGACGCCGTCGATCGGGAGACGATCCACACCTTCTTCTCGATCACCGACGCCGAGCGATCGGCGACCGACGCCTCGCTCGGGGCGCTAGTCCGGGAGCGAGTCGCGCTGCTCGAGGTCCAAAAGTAG
- a CDS encoding NADH:flavin oxidoreductase, giving the protein MASLEDPIEIGGLTVPNRLYRAPLLECAGNGPDAVDTLIDDLEPAAESGVGLICQGATIVRGEGGCAAPGMTRIHDPDFVSRLSRLTDRIHDHGSRIFVQLEHGGLRSMETWHAEYRREHPDLEQLAVSRPPWQLRALDRLGFLSYDPHVLSTNEVYDLAADFGRAAGRAVDAGYDGIHLAGANMGIVQQFLSPFYNRRGDEFGGSPEARLEFLALVHDEIRDRAGDVPLITKVPAETPAPPAPIVRRKLSLDDGVEIARRLERIGYDAVVPVQTSVAWDMSIVRGEYPDRAWANEALQEGYDAAFGGPARKRLVALGNRVQSLQYDFDPAWNADFCRRVYERVSIPVLAEGGIRERGQIDRLLGDGVTDEAGAGGGNGSAPVCDAVGMARPFYAEPRLGARLLDTDNGATRVLCENCNNCTVPQVTGAPGICRTPDVLRKRGELEQNGAYESAEL; this is encoded by the coding sequence ATGGCCAGCCTCGAGGATCCGATCGAAATCGGCGGGCTGACGGTTCCCAACCGACTCTACCGCGCGCCGTTGCTCGAGTGTGCGGGCAACGGCCCCGACGCCGTCGATACCCTGATTGACGACCTCGAACCCGCCGCGGAATCGGGCGTCGGCCTCATCTGTCAGGGCGCGACGATCGTCCGCGGCGAGGGCGGGTGTGCCGCACCGGGGATGACCCGCATCCACGACCCCGACTTCGTCTCGCGACTGTCGCGGCTGACCGATCGGATCCACGACCACGGGAGCCGGATCTTCGTCCAGCTCGAACACGGCGGCCTCCGGAGCATGGAGACGTGGCACGCCGAGTACCGCCGGGAGCATCCGGACCTCGAACAACTCGCGGTGTCGCGACCGCCGTGGCAGTTACGGGCCCTCGATCGGCTCGGCTTCCTCTCGTACGATCCCCACGTCCTCTCGACGAACGAGGTGTACGACCTCGCCGCGGATTTCGGCCGGGCGGCCGGCCGCGCCGTCGACGCGGGTTACGACGGGATCCACCTCGCGGGGGCGAACATGGGCATCGTCCAGCAGTTCCTGTCGCCGTTCTACAACCGTCGCGGCGACGAGTTCGGCGGCTCGCCCGAGGCCCGACTCGAGTTTCTCGCGCTCGTCCACGACGAGATCCGCGATCGGGCCGGCGACGTCCCCCTGATAACGAAGGTGCCCGCGGAGACGCCCGCGCCGCCCGCACCGATCGTCCGCCGCAAGCTCTCGCTCGACGACGGCGTCGAGATCGCCCGGCGACTCGAGCGGATCGGCTACGACGCGGTGGTCCCCGTGCAGACGTCGGTCGCCTGGGACATGAGCATCGTCCGCGGCGAGTACCCCGATCGGGCCTGGGCGAACGAGGCGCTCCAGGAGGGGTACGACGCGGCGTTCGGCGGGCCGGCCCGGAAACGACTCGTCGCCCTCGGAAATCGCGTGCAGTCGCTCCAGTACGACTTCGACCCCGCGTGGAACGCGGACTTCTGTCGCCGGGTGTACGAGCGGGTGTCGATCCCGGTCCTCGCCGAAGGCGGGATTCGCGAACGAGGGCAGATCGATCGACTGCTCGGCGACGGCGTGACGGACGAGGCTGGTGCGGGCGGCGGGAACGGCTCGGCACCTGTCTGCGACGCAGTCGGGATGGCCCGGCCGTTCTACGCCGAGCCCCGACTGGGAGCGCGATTACTCGACACGGACAACGGGGCGACGCGGGTGCTCTGTGAGAACTGTAACAACTGCACGGTGCCGCAGGTGACCGGCGCGCCGGGAATCTGCCGAACGCCGGACGTACTCCGGAAGCGCGGCGAACTCGAGCAAAACGGGGCCTACGAGTCGGCCGAACTGTAG
- a CDS encoding amidohydrolase family protein, which yields MYQHDGEDVFVIDAHVHLWDAREDNIVHEGGEEFIQCFYDYHTTFTPEERQWDMSEYRHYGADRMVEDLFGNAAADMGIFQPTYLTDFYDEGFNTTHQNAELATEYPERFVLNGTFDPRDGDDGIEYLEELHETYDIPGVKLYTAEWRGDSKGWRLDDEEAFRFLEKCQELGIENIHPHKGPTIRPLNRDAFDVKDVDDAASSFPELNFVVEHVGLPRLDDFCWIAAQEPNVYGGLAVAAPFAQNRPGKFSEILSELLWWLGEDRVLFGSDYAIWNPDWLVEEVMEAELTPEHRAEYGVEWDLETKRKVMGENAAELYDIDIEEKRRTFQDDEISQQFDLGDHYASEEPAAADD from the coding sequence ATGTACCAACACGACGGTGAGGACGTGTTCGTCATCGACGCGCACGTCCACCTGTGGGATGCCAGGGAGGACAACATCGTCCACGAGGGTGGCGAGGAGTTCATCCAGTGCTTCTACGACTACCACACGACGTTCACGCCGGAGGAGCGCCAGTGGGATATGTCGGAGTATCGTCACTACGGGGCCGATCGGATGGTCGAGGACCTGTTCGGCAACGCCGCCGCCGACATGGGAATCTTCCAGCCGACGTACCTGACCGACTTCTACGACGAGGGGTTCAACACGACCCACCAGAACGCCGAACTGGCGACCGAGTACCCCGAACGGTTCGTCCTCAACGGGACGTTCGACCCCCGGGACGGCGACGACGGGATCGAGTATCTCGAAGAACTTCACGAGACGTACGACATTCCGGGCGTCAAACTCTACACTGCCGAGTGGCGCGGCGACTCGAAGGGGTGGCGACTCGACGACGAGGAGGCGTTCCGGTTCTTGGAGAAGTGCCAGGAACTCGGTATCGAGAACATACACCCGCACAAGGGGCCGACGATTCGGCCGCTCAATCGCGACGCCTTCGACGTGAAAGACGTCGACGACGCTGCGTCGTCGTTCCCCGAACTGAATTTCGTCGTCGAACACGTCGGCCTCCCCCGACTCGACGACTTCTGCTGGATCGCCGCCCAGGAGCCGAACGTTTACGGCGGACTCGCAGTCGCCGCCCCGTTCGCCCAGAACCGCCCCGGCAAGTTCTCCGAGATCCTCTCGGAACTGCTCTGGTGGCTCGGCGAGGACCGTGTGCTGTTCGGCTCGGATTACGCGATCTGGAACCCCGACTGGCTCGTCGAGGAGGTCATGGAGGCCGAACTCACCCCGGAACACCGCGCGGAGTACGGCGTCGAGTGGGATCTCGAGACGAAACGGAAAGTGATGGGCGAGAACGCCGCCGAACTGTACGATATCGACATCGAGGAGAAACGCCGGACGTTCCAGGACGACGAGATCAGCCAGCAGTTCGATCTCGGTGACCACTACGCGAGCGAAGAACCGGCGGCGGCCGACGACTGA
- a CDS encoding iron-sulfur cluster assembly protein, whose protein sequence is MSTPEPTDGAGSEGPDRAAVRDRLDRVTDPELDRSIVELEYVDAIEVDGDRVTVRFTLPTAWCSPAFAWMMAIDARDEVETLPNVADARIVLREHMHEREITRGVNQRLSFAEAFPDADGDVAAVRVELDRKARIARQYDAIEALLEAGLGPGTIVDLTVADLDRPADRAAVSAADDDAERIPIAVQGEAVVVPVPAVPLDRYLEKARTTGVVSDSDDVLFRTPEGDPIDAGSFDLVHRRGRLAKVNMSSQGGICDGLREARERRFEEAGDD, encoded by the coding sequence ATGTCGACACCCGAACCGACCGACGGTGCGGGCTCCGAGGGCCCCGATCGGGCCGCCGTCCGCGATCGACTCGATCGCGTCACGGATCCCGAACTCGACCGGTCGATCGTCGAACTCGAGTACGTCGACGCGATCGAGGTCGACGGCGACCGCGTCACCGTCCGGTTCACCTTGCCGACGGCGTGGTGTTCGCCCGCCTTCGCGTGGATGATGGCGATCGACGCCCGCGACGAGGTCGAAACCCTGCCGAACGTCGCGGACGCGCGGATCGTCCTGCGAGAGCACATGCACGAGCGCGAGATCACTCGCGGCGTCAACCAGCGGCTTTCCTTCGCGGAGGCCTTCCCGGACGCCGACGGCGACGTCGCCGCTGTCCGGGTGGAACTCGACCGGAAGGCTCGCATCGCACGCCAGTACGACGCGATCGAGGCGTTGCTCGAGGCCGGACTCGGTCCCGGGACGATCGTCGACCTCACCGTCGCGGATCTCGACCGACCGGCCGATCGTGCCGCCGTCTCCGCGGCCGACGACGACGCCGAGAGGATCCCGATTGCCGTTCAGGGCGAGGCAGTCGTCGTCCCGGTTCCGGCGGTCCCGCTCGATCGCTACCTCGAGAAGGCACGGACGACGGGCGTCGTCTCGGACTCCGACGACGTCCTGTTCCGGACGCCCGAGGGGGATCCGATCGACGCCGGGTCGTTCGACCTCGTCCACCGGCGCGGACGGCTCGCGAAAGTCAACATGTCGAGCCAGGGCGGGATCTGCGACGGATTGCGCGAGGCCAGGGAACGGCGGTTCGAGGAGGCCGGAGACGACTGA
- a CDS encoding rhodanese-like domain-containing protein: MNRRTFLAIGGAATLGGVAGCLGSDDSDPDGYGPEPETVPEERSIDTGSYQTQTFEGVTVPLAPIDDVFYWYQRQEARIADARGSDQYEQAHIVGAPLSPAPDGEGGDSLDDWDTDDRIVTYCGCPHHLSGLRAAWLIDEGYEEVYALDEGFGAWIDRGYPLAGSAVSAERETYEIQGWSDPAYAGEMVMLEQVDADRLEAAPIADDGSYTLQLHYGGSTDSRFRVEAPDYTVEGTLAALTSDVVTG, encoded by the coding sequence ATGAATCGACGGACGTTCCTGGCGATCGGCGGGGCGGCGACACTCGGCGGCGTCGCTGGCTGTCTCGGGAGCGACGACAGCGACCCCGACGGCTACGGCCCGGAACCGGAGACGGTCCCCGAAGAGCGATCGATCGACACCGGGAGCTACCAGACGCAGACGTTCGAGGGGGTCACGGTTCCGCTCGCGCCGATCGACGACGTCTTCTACTGGTACCAGCGACAGGAGGCAAGGATCGCCGATGCGCGCGGGTCGGACCAGTACGAGCAGGCCCACATCGTCGGGGCGCCGCTGAGTCCTGCACCAGACGGCGAGGGGGGCGATTCGCTCGACGACTGGGACACGGACGACCGGATCGTCACCTACTGTGGCTGTCCGCATCACCTCTCGGGGTTGCGCGCCGCGTGGTTGATCGACGAGGGTTACGAAGAGGTGTACGCGCTCGACGAGGGATTCGGCGCGTGGATCGACCGCGGCTATCCGCTCGCGGGGTCGGCGGTCTCGGCGGAGCGGGAGACGTACGAGATTCAGGGCTGGTCCGACCCCGCCTACGCCGGCGAGATGGTCATGTTAGAGCAGGTCGACGCGGATCGGCTCGAGGCGGCACCGATCGCCGACGACGGCTCGTACACCCTTCAGCTTCACTACGGCGGGTCCACCGACTCCCGGTTCCGGGTCGAAGCGCCCGATTACACCGTCGAGGGGACGCTCGCGGCCCTCACGAGCGACGTCGTCACGGGCTAA
- a CDS encoding IMP cyclohydrolase, with the protein MYVGRFVVVGPDVGAYRVSSRSFPNRKITAREEALTVGPTADAPETDNPYVSYNCLRVVDTPTGETAAFGNGSHVDPIAEKLELGYPARDALAESLLALDYEKDDYDTPRIAATIGADGEALIGTVRKDALLVETVDEPTLVATYETNAPEAIEFGAESASEAASEAYAHEFEHAVCAAGVARTDDGFETAIENGD; encoded by the coding sequence ATGTACGTTGGACGCTTCGTCGTCGTCGGTCCCGACGTCGGCGCCTACCGGGTGTCGTCGCGATCGTTCCCGAACCGAAAAATCACCGCCCGCGAGGAGGCGCTCACCGTCGGTCCCACCGCGGACGCCCCGGAGACGGACAATCCCTACGTCTCCTACAACTGCCTGCGCGTCGTCGACACCCCGACGGGCGAGACGGCCGCCTTCGGCAACGGCTCGCACGTCGATCCGATCGCGGAGAAACTCGAGCTGGGCTATCCGGCCCGGGACGCGCTCGCGGAGAGCCTGCTGGCGCTCGACTACGAGAAGGACGACTACGACACGCCGCGGATCGCGGCGACGATCGGTGCCGACGGCGAGGCGTTGATCGGCACCGTTCGCAAGGACGCGCTACTGGTCGAGACCGTCGACGAACCGACGCTCGTGGCGACCTACGAAACGAACGCGCCCGAGGCGATCGAATTCGGGGCAGAGAGTGCCTCCGAGGCCGCCAGCGAGGCCTACGCTCACGAGTTCGAGCACGCGGTCTGTGCCGCCGGCGTCGCGCGGACCGACGACGGCTTCGAGACGGCGATCGAGAACGGCGACTGA
- a CDS encoding DUF4234 domain-containing protein has product MSGDSTVSDRSAFERGSLGIQIMLAIVTLGFYTLYWTYSTARQLDDGTDASLTPILAFVPLLNVIALWQISDAAEAVTDQSKIVLFVLFLFVPPLSWYWVQSGMNDVTAN; this is encoded by the coding sequence ATGTCTGGAGATTCAACTGTCAGTGATCGATCGGCGTTCGAACGAGGATCGCTCGGCATCCAGATCATGCTAGCGATCGTCACGCTCGGGTTCTACACGCTCTACTGGACGTACAGCACCGCCCGACAACTGGACGACGGGACGGACGCGAGTCTGACACCGATCCTGGCGTTCGTTCCGCTCCTGAACGTCATCGCGCTCTGGCAGATCTCCGACGCCGCCGAGGCCGTCACCGACCAGAGCAAGATCGTCCTGTTCGTCCTGTTTCTCTTCGTGCCGCCGCTGTCCTGGTACTGGGTCCAGTCCGGGATGAACGACGTCACGGCGAACTGA
- a CDS encoding ATP-dependent DNA helicase, producing MNVEELSGLPPGAIEHFEREGIEELYPPQAEAVEAGATEGENLVAAVPTASGKTMIAALSMLSAVERGGKALYIVPLRALASEKKAEFEAYEGFGVTVGVTTGNYESTDEWLATKDIIVATSEKVDSLVRNGADWLADLTCVVSDEVHLIDDANRGPTLEVTLAKLRQLNPALQVVALSATVGNADEIADWLDAALVDTDWRPIDLRMGVHYGNALNFDDGSTREVPVEGSEKQEAALVRDILQEGGSSLVFVNSRRNAEAAGRRLGGVATHELTDDERSKLADLAAEIRDVSDTETSEELAECVERGSAFHHAGLASEHRSLVEDAFRDRLLKVISATPTLAAGVNTPARRVVVRDWRRFNPTAGGMAPLDVLEVHQMMGRAGRPGLDPYGEAVLLAKSHDESEELFDRYVWADPEPVRSKLAAEPALRTHVLATIASGFARTRGGLLDFLEETLYASQSTEPGRLERVADDVLSYLERNDFIERDGGNAGEQAAADGFTSAAEMAGQDEEVDLEATSLGHTVSRLYLDPMSAAEIVHGLESADDRPTALGLYQLVSRTPDMYELYLRSGEDEQYGELFYEREAELLGDPPSEFEDERFEDWLSALKTGKLLEDWAEEDDEDTITERYKIGPGDLRGKVDTAEWLLGAAESLANEIGSEWTVAVREARARVEHGVGDELLELVSVGGVGRKRARRLYERGIEEPADLRTADKGVVLGALKGEKTAETILENAGREDPSMDGVEPATPTAGTRSGGSNDDRTDGGEGTGRADPAQEASDDADESQSSLGDF from the coding sequence ATGAACGTCGAGGAGCTGTCGGGGCTCCCGCCCGGCGCGATCGAGCACTTCGAGCGCGAGGGGATCGAGGAGCTCTACCCGCCACAGGCAGAGGCGGTCGAAGCCGGTGCGACCGAGGGCGAGAACCTCGTCGCCGCCGTCCCCACCGCCAGCGGGAAGACCATGATCGCCGCGCTCTCGATGCTGTCGGCCGTCGAACGGGGCGGGAAAGCGCTCTACATCGTCCCCCTGCGAGCGCTCGCCAGCGAGAAAAAGGCCGAGTTCGAGGCCTACGAGGGGTTCGGCGTGACGGTCGGCGTCACGACGGGCAACTACGAGAGCACGGACGAGTGGCTCGCGACGAAGGACATCATCGTGGCGACCAGCGAGAAGGTCGACTCGCTCGTGCGCAACGGGGCCGACTGGCTCGCCGATCTCACCTGCGTCGTCAGCGACGAGGTTCACCTCATCGACGACGCCAACCGCGGCCCGACGCTCGAGGTCACCCTCGCCAAACTCCGGCAACTGAATCCCGCGTTGCAGGTCGTCGCGCTCTCGGCGACGGTCGGCAACGCCGACGAGATCGCCGACTGGCTCGACGCCGCGCTCGTCGATACCGACTGGCGGCCGATCGATCTCCGGATGGGGGTCCACTACGGCAACGCCCTCAACTTCGACGACGGCTCGACGCGGGAGGTGCCCGTCGAAGGCTCGGAAAAGCAGGAGGCCGCACTCGTCCGCGACATCCTCCAGGAGGGTGGCTCCTCGCTCGTGTTCGTCAACTCCCGGCGGAACGCGGAGGCCGCTGGCCGTCGTCTCGGGGGGGTCGCGACCCACGAACTGACCGACGACGAGCGGTCGAAGCTGGCCGATCTCGCCGCGGAGATCCGGGACGTCAGTGACACGGAGACCAGCGAGGAACTCGCGGAGTGCGTCGAACGGGGGTCGGCGTTCCACCACGCGGGCCTGGCGAGCGAACACCGATCGCTCGTCGAGGACGCCTTCCGCGATCGGCTCCTGAAGGTGATCTCGGCCACGCCGACGCTCGCGGCCGGGGTGAACACCCCCGCACGCCGGGTCGTCGTCCGCGACTGGCGGCGCTTCAACCCCACCGCGGGCGGGATGGCCCCGCTCGACGTCCTCGAGGTCCACCAGATGATGGGCCGGGCGGGACGCCCCGGGCTCGACCCCTACGGCGAGGCCGTCCTGCTCGCCAAGAGCCACGACGAGAGCGAGGAACTGTTCGATCGCTACGTCTGGGCCGATCCCGAACCCGTGCGATCGAAACTCGCCGCCGAACCCGCCCTGCGAACGCACGTGCTCGCGACGATCGCCTCCGGCTTCGCCCGGACCCGCGGGGGCCTACTGGACTTTCTCGAAGAGACCCTGTACGCGAGTCAATCGACGGAACCAGGTCGACTCGAGCGGGTGGCGGACGACGTCCTCAGCTACCTCGAGCGAAACGACTTCATCGAGCGCGACGGCGGCAACGCGGGGGAGCAGGCGGCCGCCGACGGCTTCACCTCCGCGGCCGAGATGGCCGGTCAGGACGAGGAGGTCGACCTCGAAGCCACCAGCCTCGGCCACACCGTCTCCCGGCTCTACCTCGATCCGATGAGCGCCGCCGAGATCGTCCACGGGCTGGAGTCGGCCGACGATCGACCGACCGCGCTCGGACTCTACCAACTCGTCTCGCGCACGCCCGACATGTACGAACTCTACCTCCGATCGGGCGAGGACGAGCAGTACGGCGAACTGTTCTACGAGCGAGAGGCCGAACTGCTGGGCGACCCGCCGAGCGAGTTCGAGGACGAGCGCTTCGAGGACTGGCTGTCGGCCCTCAAGACGGGGAAACTGCTCGAGGACTGGGCGGAAGAGGACGACGAAGACACGATCACGGAGCGGTACAAGATCGGGCCTGGCGACCTCCGCGGGAAAGTCGACACCGCGGAGTGGCTGCTCGGCGCGGCCGAGTCGCTGGCGAACGAGATCGGTAGCGAGTGGACCGTCGCCGTCCGCGAGGCGCGCGCCCGCGTCGAACACGGCGTCGGCGACGAACTGCTCGAACTCGTCTCGGTCGGCGGCGTCGGCCGCAAACGCGCCCGCCGGCTCTATGAGCGCGGGATCGAGGAGCCCGCCGATCTGCGAACCGCCGACAAGGGCGTCGTCCTCGGCGCGCTGAAAGGCGAGAAGACGGCCGAGACCATCCTCGAGAACGCCGGCCGCGAGGACCCTTCGATGGACGGGGTCGAACCAGCCACGCCGACGGCCGGCACGAGGAGCGGTGGCTCGAACGACGACCGGACCGACGGCGGCGAGGGCACCGGTCGCGCCGACCCGGCACAGGAAGCGAGCGACGACGCGGACGAGAGCCAGTCTAGCCTGGGTGATTTCTGA
- a CDS encoding homing endonuclease associated repeat-containing protein has translation MTTEADCLDALREAADRLGESPTKAQYEELGLQPASATIIRTMGGWNDAKERAGLETSYSRGSRVGPKPDDVELPAETSWDDLSVDQRWHYRNAEWNAKRSLRRRSRLRSWLNDRKRERGCSRCGIDTAACLDFHHADGESKKMAVGRMVTFGYGKDALRDEIAKCDVLCANCHRMVHYTPPKEERRQWVHDRKRDAGCDRCDKSNPAYLDYHHVGDEKEATVAELTANGRSKERIRTEIERCLVLCANCHRKEHYDLSSP, from the coding sequence GTGACCACCGAAGCGGACTGTCTCGATGCGTTACGGGAGGCGGCCGATCGGCTCGGCGAGTCGCCCACGAAAGCACAGTACGAGGAACTCGGATTGCAGCCAGCGTCCGCGACGATAATCAGGACGATGGGAGGATGGAACGATGCGAAAGAACGGGCAGGGCTGGAAACCTCGTATTCGAGAGGGTCCAGAGTTGGACCGAAACCGGACGATGTCGAACTGCCTGCGGAAACCTCGTGGGACGACCTTTCTGTCGACCAGCGGTGGCACTATCGAAACGCCGAATGGAACGCGAAGCGGTCTCTACGCCGTCGTTCCCGGCTTCGTTCGTGGCTCAACGATCGGAAGCGTGAACGTGGATGCTCACGGTGTGGCATCGATACTGCCGCATGTCTCGACTTTCATCACGCTGATGGAGAAAGCAAAAAGATGGCAGTCGGACGAATGGTTACGTTCGGCTACGGGAAAGACGCACTTCGCGACGAGATTGCAAAATGTGACGTTCTGTGTGCCAATTGCCACCGGATGGTGCACTACACACCACCGAAAGAAGAGCGCAGGCAGTGGGTTCACGATCGCAAACGTGACGCTGGATGCGATCGATGTGATAAGTCAAATCCCGCCTATCTGGATTATCATCACGTGGGTGATGAAAAAGAAGCGACTGTCGCGGAGTTGACTGCGAATGGCCGATCGAAAGAGCGTATCCGTACCGAAATTGAACGGTGTCTCGTTCTCTGTGCGAACTGCCACCGAAAAGAGCACTACGACCTGTCATCCCCGTGA